A region of Diadema setosum chromosome 15, eeDiaSeto1, whole genome shotgun sequence DNA encodes the following proteins:
- the LOC140239298 gene encoding uncharacterized protein, which produces MPNLETLQLYDVKIADDFFLALVTSATGAKIQSIDHFLGHDFSPAASEAYAKSIWTMPNLETLKLQGVQIADDFFLTLLTSSAGAKIQRMELLGASMSASILHSVLHLPCLSSLTVRDVRNEISMSRLGSNKEKADDESGFVRSPIVHLGGDLKSLSLLKQLNVVSLCPNVEKVSVYVNHKSSSSYIDNAWPLYTHNLELNLKGDISKFVSDDHLRQPLLAPPAVTRLSVTDEEVGNEEAKKLIRSLSSYPYLKHVSLIRCNTSVDLDPFCREVNAEGRLLISVEHGKPKPTRRWWKW; this is translated from the exons atgccaaaccttgaGACGTTACAGCTTTACGATGTCAAGATAGCAGACGATTTCTTTCTTGCCCTTGTTACATCAGCAACAGGAGCAAAG ATCCAATCAATAGATCACTTTTTGGGACATGACTTCTCACCTGCTGCATCAGAGGCTTACGCCAAAAGTATCTGGACCATGCCAAACCTTGAGACGTTAAAGCTTCAAGGTGTCCAGATAGCAGACGATTTCTTTCTTACCCTCTTGACATCGTCAGCAGGAGCGA AGATCCAGCGAATGGAACTGCTCGGAGCTTCCATGTCGGCTAGTATTCTTCACTCCGTTTTACATCTACCATGTCTGAGTTCCCTTACTGTTCGAGATGTTAGGAACGAG ATTTCCATGTCACGTCTTGGAAGCAACAAGGAAAAAGCTGATGATGAG AGTGGCTTTGTGAGGAGTCCTATCGTTCATCTTGGTGGAGATCTCAAATCCCTCTCACTGCTCAAACAGCTAAATGTGGTCTCCCTGTGCCCCAATGTGGAGAAGGTCTCTGTTTACGTAAATCATAAAAGCTCTTCCTCATACATAGACAATGCGTGGCCGCTGTATACTCACAACTTGGAGCTCAACCTGAAGGGTGACATATCAAAGTTTGTAAGCGACGATCATTTACGCCAGCCCTTACTCGCACCACCTGCAGTAACTAGGCTGTCTGTGACGGACGAGGAAGTGGGCAATGAAGAAGCCAAGAAGTTGATCAGATCTCTGAGCTCTTACCCTTATCTCAAGCATGTATC GCTGATCAGGTGTAATACCTCAGTGGATCTTGACCCATTCTGCAGAGAAGTCAACGCAGAAGGGAGGCTTCTCATTTCAGTTGAGCACGGAAAACCAA AGCCCACGAGGCGGTGGTGGAAATGGTAA